In Mytilus edulis chromosome 3, xbMytEdul2.2, whole genome shotgun sequence, the genomic window GGGGTCTAGCACCTCAGGCTAAACTGCAGGAGATCTCGGAGCAGAAAGGGCCCTAGAGATGCAGTGTGTAGGCCCACCGGTGTGTGGACATGCCCTAGCACTCATCAACCTTGTCCCAGCTATGGGTAAATAGGCGGTTAGATGAGAGTCGTAGCCCAGTAAGGCAACTCATCTAGGAGATGGTAAACTTCGAAAACAAACCTGGATAGAATGGATTCATAAGCTCAGGACAGCAGCCCTTCTAGAGGATGGAAACCTTGACTTCAAATTCCCTGGCCCTCCAGGTTGGAGTGTTGGGCATGGGGTTAACTCCCCCATCCTGTAAAAACAACTACAGTTACAGAAACCACAACAAATGAAATTAGATTACCCTCTGTTATAGGTTCAACGGGGGACTCAAACCACAGCGGAATGACTTCTCCTAGTGAAAGCCCTATTGTGGAAACTAGGAAAATGAATACGAGTCTTCTAGGACCTAAAGCACAAATACATATAGGAGCCTGGAATGTTCGAACCATGTATGAAACATCAAAGACTGCACAGGTCATCAAGGAAATGCAGCACTACAGGTTAGACATTCTTGGTGTGAGCGAATGTCGTTGGACTGGCTCAGGAAAGACAAGAACAAATAGTGGAAACATCATCCTACACTCTGGAAACATTGACAAACATATTAATGGTGTAGCAATAATTATATGCAAAGAGAAGGCAAAATCATTACTAGAATGGGAACCAATCAGTGAAAGATTAGTAACAGCAAGATTCAACTCCGACTACTGTAAACTTTCTATCATACAGTGTTACGCACCAACAAATGATGCTGAAGATGAGACTAAGGATGATTTTTATGAACAGCTACAGACTGTATTTCCAAAGTACCTCAACACGACATGCTAGTTATAATGGGAGACCTAAATGCTAAAGTAGGATCCGACAACACTGATGCTGAATATGTGATGGGCAGGCATGGTTGCGGGGTGAAAAATGAGAATGGTGAACGTGCTATCGATCTCTGTCTTTGTAATAAACTGGTGATAGGAGGGACCATCTTTCCACATAAAAACATCCATAAACTAACATGGAAATCACCTGATGGAAGAACAGTTAACCAGATTGACCACATATTGGTGAACAACAAGTGGCGTAGATCATTAAGAGATGTACGAGTACTCAGGGGTGCAGATGTAAACAGCGATCACTACCTACTGAAAGCTACCATCAAACTAAAACTAAGAAAGGCACCTGTTGAAAACCAGAACAGAAAGAGACTAGACACAGTAAGGTTGAAGTCATCAAACGTCAAGAAAGCTTTTTGCTTAGAATTGAAAAATCGGTTTAGTGTGCTAGATAACTCTGATGATGGAGAAGATAGTGTACAAGAAAAATGGGATAACAT contains:
- the LOC139515561 gene encoding craniofacial development protein 2-like, whose product is MTSPSESPIVETRKMNTSLLGPKAQIHIGAWNVRTMYETSKTAQVIKEMQHYRLDILGVSECRWTGSGKTRTNSGNIILHSGNIDKHINGVAIIICKEKAKSLLEWEPISERLVTARFNSDYCKLSIIQCYAPTNDAEDETKDDFYEQLQTVFPKYLNTTC